A region of Phoenix dactylifera cultivar Barhee BC4 unplaced genomic scaffold, palm_55x_up_171113_PBpolish2nd_filt_p 000112F, whole genome shotgun sequence DNA encodes the following proteins:
- the LOC103723220 gene encoding uncharacterized protein LOC103723220, with the protein MMVQNTDERQAFCGTLIGLAFLTTNTVLLAYQTRHDPWTLAFVFFAYLDVLALFGCLRAYEKQRAEPLGTVEKNTSLKVAIWVLANALNVAFVYRVAQMMPPALYAPVWGMSGFTLLATFYGLFQCPEPKNLNNNDAEEVLFSEFSPETKV; encoded by the coding sequence ATGATGGTTCAGAACACCGACGAGCGTCAAGCCTTCTGCGGCACCTTGATCGGCCTCGCTTTCCTCACCACCAACACCGTCCTCTTGGCCTACCAAACCCGGCATGACCCATGGACCCTCGCATTCGTGTTCTTCGCCTACCTCGACGTCTTGGCCCTCTTCGGCTGCCTCCGGGCCTATGAGAAGCAGCGGGCGGAGCCTCTCGGCACGGTCGAGAAGAACACGAGTCTGAAGGTTGCAATTTGGGTGCTCGCCAACGCTCTTAATGTGGCATTCGTTTACCGTGTCGCTCAGATGATGCCTCCGGCCTTGTATGCCCCCGTCTGGGGTATGTCTGGATTCACCCTTCTGGCTACCTTCTATGGTCTATTCCAGTGTCCAGAACCGAAGAATCTGAATAACAATGACGCCGAGGAGGTTCTTTTCTCGGAGTTTTCCCCTGAAACGAAGGTGTAG
- the LOC120104794 gene encoding uncharacterized protein LOC120104794: protein MASRKKVNRYDENWAKQWYGAGLFVEGSEEVSVDVVKKLEERKVLSGVEKPGLLSKAEQLGFTLSSIEKLGFFSKAEELGLLSFLERAAGVSPSVLASVSLPLLLAAVAAVVLIPDDSAALVAAQVVVVAALLIGAAGLFVGSVLLGGLQESD, encoded by the exons ATGGCCTCCAGAAAGAAG GTGAATAGGTACGACGAGAATTGGGCGAAGCAGTGGTACGGGGCGGGGCTCTTCGTGGAGGGCAGTGAGGAGGTGAGCGTGGACGTGGTCAAGAAGCTTGAGGAGCGCAAGGTCCTCAGCGGCGTTGAGAAGCCTGGCCTCCTCTCCAAGGCCGAGCAACTCGGCTTCACGCTCTCCTCCATCGAGAAGCTCGGGTTCTTCTCCAAGGCAGAGGAGCTCGGCCTCCTCAGCTTCCTCGAGCGGGCCGCCGGTGTCTCCCCCTCCGTCCTCGCCTCGGTGTCGCTGCCGCTCTTGCTCGCTGCCGTCGCCGCCGTTGTCCTTATCCCCGACGACTCCGCCGCGCTCGTGGCCGCGCAGGTCGTCGTCGTCGCCGCCCTCTTGATCGGCGCCGCCGGGCTCTTCGTGGGGTCGGTCTTGTTGGGCGGGCTACAAGAGTCCGACTGA